A genomic segment from Bufo bufo chromosome 8, aBufBuf1.1, whole genome shotgun sequence encodes:
- the ZBTB12 gene encoding zinc finger and BTB domain-containing protein 12, which translates to MTSAYDVLRFQLPGHEAATLRSMNQLRSEERFCDVTVFTDGLKFRGHRVVLAACSPFLRDQFLLNPGSELQVSIMHGPRVVSDLLLSCYTGLLEFSVRDIVNYLTAASYLQMEHVVEKCRHALTQFIDPQIGLRDPKSMPSRGATSTTSTSTMRPIRPAENSKPLKADESEEEMLMMAEEEEDDEEEDEESPADICIVKVEAGVGGGTGGKGGRSWRKGREEHNSVAQPEEALVNSTVEGETVDGAVQQGVMKAIYSDEVEGGEGVLIIPSSYHEDEEEILDGGNGGCQSSVVIEGSSKSSLGGPGGLSSLGTMFIGDARFGNRRSLRCTKCEETFQGVEKLVFHMRAQHFVFMCPRCGKQFNHSSNLNRHMNVHRGVKSHSCNICGKCFTQKSTLHDHLNLHSGERPYRCSYCDVRFAHKPAIRRHLKEQHGKTTAQNVLEAGVVEMNISAHNVLESGAPDLNLMMG; encoded by the coding sequence ATGACCTCCGCCTACGATGTCCTTCGCTTCCAGCTGCCCGGCCATGAAGCAGCCACACTGCGCAGCATGAACCAGCTGAGGTCGGAGGAACGCTTCTGTGATGTAACTGTCTTCACCGACGGGCTCAAGTTCAGGGGGCACCGCGTGGTGCTTGCCGCCTGCTCCCCTTTCCTTAGAGACCAGTTCCTTCTGAATCCTGGTTCTGAACTCCAAGTTTCCATCATGCATGGGCCAAGGGTGGTATCTGACCTGCTACTGTCTTGCTACACTGGACTCCTGGAATTCTCCGTCAGGGATATTGTGAACTACCTAACAGCGGCCAGCTATCTGCAGATGGAACACGTGGTTGAAAAGTGCCGCCATGCTCTGACCCAGTTTATCGATCCACAGATAGGTCTGAGGGATCCGAAAAGCATGCCGTCTCGTGGTGCCACGTCGACGACCTCCACAAGTACAATGCGCCCGATTCGCCCAGCGGAGAACTCCAAGCCCCTGAAAGCGGACGAGAGCGAGGAGGAGATGTTGATGAtggcagaagaagaagaggatgatgaggaggaagatgAAGAATCTCCTGCAGATATTTGTATCGTGAAAGTGGAGGCTGGTGTGGGAGGTGGGACAGGAGGAAAGGGAGGTCGTTCTTGGAGGAAAGGACGAGAGGAGCATAATTCAGTAGCCCAACCGGAAGAGGCTTTGGTCAATTCTACGGTAGAGGGAGAGACTGTGGATGGAGCTGTCCAACAAGGAGTCATGAAGGCCATCTACAGTGATGAGGTGGAAGGTGGTGAAGGGGTGCTGATCATACCCAGCAGTTATCATGAAGATGAGGAAGAGATTCTGGATGGAGGGAATGGTGGGTGCCAAAGCAGCGTGGTGATTGAAGGAAGTTCTAAAAGTTCTCTTGGGGGTCCAGGAGGATTATCATCCCTTGGCACAATGTTCATTGGCGATGCCAGGTTTGGCAATAGACGATCTTTAAGGTGTACTAAATGTGAAGAAACTTTCCAAGGGGTGGAGAAACTCGTCTTTCACATGCGGGCGCAACACTTTGTCTTCATGTGCCCACGTTGCGGCAAGCAGTTTAACCACAGCAGTAACCTGAACCGACACATGAACGTGCACAGGGGCGTGAAGTCCCACTCCTGCAATATATGCGGCAAATGCTTTACCCAAAAATCTACCCTACATGACCACTTAAACCTGCACAGTGGCGAGAGGCCGTACCGCTGTTCTTACTGTGACGTGCGATTTGCCCACAAGCCGGCCATAAGACGTCACCTCAAGGAGCAGCATGGGAAGACCACTGCGCAGAACGTCTTAGAGGCCGGCGTGGTAGAGATGAATATTTCTGCACACAATGTCCTGGAATCTGGGGCACCTGATTTGAATTTAATGATGGGCTAG